In Gammaproteobacteria bacterium, one genomic interval encodes:
- a CDS encoding gamma carbonic anhydrase family protein, with amino-acid sequence MPIREYQGKRPKVAQSAYVDDTALVLGDARVDEDVSIWPMAVVRGDVNSIVIGQGSNIQDGAVLHGTHDSKYSPGGFSLRVGQYVTVGHRAILHACKVGDHCLVGMAATVMDGAVLEQRLMVGAGALVTSGQRLQEGYLYCGVPARRQRRLRLQEMEYLEYSALHYMRLKDEYLQAG; translated from the coding sequence ATGCCGATCCGGGAATACCAGGGAAAACGGCCCAAGGTGGCGCAGTCGGCCTATGTGGACGACACCGCGCTGGTGCTCGGCGACGCGCGGGTGGACGAGGATGTCTCGATCTGGCCGATGGCCGTGGTGCGCGGCGATGTGAACTCCATCGTCATCGGCCAGGGCAGCAACATTCAGGACGGCGCGGTCCTGCACGGAACCCACGACAGCAAGTATTCCCCCGGCGGCTTCTCGCTGCGGGTCGGCCAGTACGTCACCGTCGGCCACCGCGCCATCCTGCACGCCTGCAAGGTGGGCGACCACTGCCTGGTCGGCATGGCGGCCACCGTGATGGACGGCGCCGTGCTGGAACAGCGGCTGATGGTCGGCGCCGGGGCGCTGGTGACCTCGGGGCAGCGGCTGCAAGAGGGCTACCTGTATTGCGGCGTGCCGGCGCGCCGCCAGCGGCGGCTGCGGTTGCAGGAAATGGAATACCTGGAATATTCCGCACTCCATTACATGCGGCTGAAAGACGAGTACCTGCAGGCCGGTTGA
- the speE gene encoding polyamine aminopropyltransferase: MLNREWFSEFTEGDGLATSLKLRRKLHEERTPHQHIAVYETETFGNLLLLDGIIMLTARDNYIYHEMMTHTPLFSHPAPRDVLIAGGGDCGSLREIAKHREVASITQVELDERVVRAAERFFPELCAANGDPRVRMIFDDAVAWLARAGERTLDVLVLDTPDPVGPARRLFSEPFYRDCLRALRPGGILTAQTESPLLDLDFLRQTQDALQRAGFAEVRTVLFPACSYPSGWWTASMARKGRPFDGFREQDAREKEFPTSYYNAGIHVASQVLPEALREALEPDAPAS, from the coding sequence GTGCTAAACCGGGAGTGGTTTTCCGAGTTCACCGAGGGCGACGGCCTGGCTACCTCCCTCAAACTGCGCCGCAAACTGCACGAAGAGCGCACGCCCCACCAGCACATCGCAGTCTATGAGACCGAGACCTTCGGCAACCTGCTGCTGCTGGACGGCATCATCATGCTGACCGCGCGCGACAACTACATCTACCACGAAATGATGACGCATACGCCGCTGTTTTCGCATCCCGCGCCGCGCGACGTGCTGATAGCGGGCGGCGGCGACTGCGGCAGCCTGCGCGAGATCGCCAAGCACCGCGAGGTGGCCTCCATCACCCAGGTGGAGCTGGACGAACGGGTAGTGCGCGCCGCCGAGCGTTTCTTCCCCGAGTTATGCGCGGCCAACGGCGACCCCCGGGTGCGGATGATCTTCGACGATGCCGTCGCCTGGCTGGCGCGGGCCGGGGAGCGCACCCTGGACGTGCTGGTGCTGGACACCCCGGACCCGGTCGGCCCGGCCCGGCGCCTGTTCTCGGAGCCCTTCTACCGCGATTGCCTGCGGGCGCTGCGCCCCGGCGGCATCCTGACGGCGCAGACGGAGTCGCCGCTGCTGGATCTCGATTTTTTGCGCCAGACGCAAGACGCCTTGCAGCGCGCCGGCTTCGCCGAAGTGCGCACCGTACTGTTCCCGGCCTGCAGCTATCCCTCGGGCTGGTGGACGGCCAGCATGGCGCGCAAGGGGCGGCCCTTCGACGGCTTCCGCGAACAAGACGCGAGGGAGAAAGAATTCCCCACCTCGTATTACAACGCCGGGATCCACGTCGCCAGTCAGGTCCTGCCGGAGGCCCTGCGCGAGGCCCTGGAGCCAGACGCGCCGGCGTCATGA